The Streptomyces sp. B3I8 nucleotide sequence ATGCCGGTGGTCAGCGGGCCGAGCGGGCCGCGCCGGTCGGCCCACTGCCCGGCGAGCACCATGCCGAACAGGCTGGTGGTGAAGTACCCGGAGAACGCGAACGCGTACAGCGACACCCCGTGCAGCTCCCGCGCGGCAACCGGCATCGCCGTCCCCACCGCCGTCGCCTCGAAGGCGATCAGCAGGACGACGGAGACGACGCCGATGCTCAGCGCCCGGTACGGCCGGCTCAGTACTCCCTCGGCGGCGACGGACGGGGACGGCGGGGACGGCGGGGACGGCGGGGACGGCGGGGACGGCGGGGTCGGTACGGCGTCGGCGACGTCGGTGTCGCTGTCGCGCGGGTCGGGGGCACTCATGCAGGCCAGGGTAAGGGGCGTCGGCGATGTTGACCCCTGTCGGAGGTCCGGTCTCCCCTACGACCATGGTCCCGGGACCCGGTGCGCACCTCGGCCCGCGGCCCCTTTGTGAACGCCGCATGGCAGTCCCGTTGCACGGCCCCCGGTTCCCTTGAGCCGCCCCGGCACGCCCCCGTACGGTCGAGGACATCAGGGCGGAACGGGCCGACCGTTTCGCCACTGCCCGGCCGTGTGCCCGAGTGGTTCAGGGATTCGCCTGCAAAGCGAATAACGCGGGTTCGATTCCCGCCACGGCCTCCGGTGAGTGCGCTGCCCGCCGCCTCGGCGAACGGCGGCCGAAGCCGCGTCGGGTGCCGTGTCCGTCGGGTCAGGTTCTAAAGGCCCGCTGCCGCGGGGGGCCGTCGGCCGGGATCGGGAGACCGCCCAGCGTCAGCGCGGACGGCGGAGGCAGCGGATCGTCGGCCTGGCCGGCGCGGAACGACGCGAGCAGGTAGGCCAGCAGACGCCGGGACGCCGCACCGTCCCCCTGCAGGGCGGTGACCAGGCCGCAGTGTGCCAGCAGGACCACGGCGAGGTCGGAAGGGTGAAAATCGGCCCGCAGAGCGCCCGAGGCCTGGGCCCTGCGTACGAGCGTCGCGAAGTCCCGCTCGCCTTGTCGCCGGTACCGCGCGTGTTCCGGCCCGCTGTCCGGGAAGGCCGCGACGTACGCGGCCGGGAACCCGCGTTCCTCCCGTTGCAGGGCGAAGACCGTCTCGATCAGCTGCTGGAAGCCGTGCCACGGGTCGGGGTCGGCCAGAGCATCGGTGAGCGCCCGTCCACAGGTCTCCATCTGCTGCGCGTACGCGCCCCGCACCAGGGCGTCCCGGGTCGGGAAGTGCCGGTACAGCGTCGCCACGCCGACTCCGGCCCGACGCGCCACGGTCGCCATCGGGGCGTCGATCCCACGCTCCGCGAAGACCGTACGGGCGGCGGCGAGGATGCGCTCCCGGTTGCGCCGGGCGTCGGCCCGCAGCCCGTCCTGGGCCGCGATCCGAGGGGATTCCACCATCACTGCCTCTCGCTTCGGGCCCGAACGGACGATCACGTCCACTTCGGAGCCTACCGTCGGCGCTGCTTCCTCGAACGACCCACGACCACCGGCGGCAGAGGCGGAACGATGAACGACCGCATGATGAAAGCAGTGCTGTACGACCGCTACGGCGGCCCCGACGTGCTGTACGTGGGCCGTGTGCCACGCCCCGAGCCGGCCGCCGGCGAGGTGCTGGTGAGGGTGCACGCGTTCAGTGTCAACGGCGGAGAACTGGCCGCCCGTGCCGGCCGCCTCCGTCTCGTGACCGGCCGGAGATTTCCCCAGCGTGTCGGCGTGGACTTCACCGGCGAGGTCGCGGCATCGGGTGCCGGAGTCGCGGGGTTCGCGGACGGCGACCGGGTATGGGGGGTCCTGGGCCGCACCTCCGGGTTCGGCAGCGCCGCCGAGTACGTGACCGTGGCCGCCGAGCGGACCGGCCGGGTTCCCGACGGACTGGATCTCGTGGACGCCGCCGCGCTGCCGGTGGCCACCACGGCCGTCACCGCCCTGCGGGACAAGGCCGCGCTGCGCCCCGGCGAACGACTCCTCGTCCGGGGCGCGGCGGGCGGCGTCGGCAACGCCGCCGTACAGCTCGGACGGGCGTACGGCGCCGAGGTCACGGCCCTCGCCCGCGCGGCCAACCTCGACTTCGTCCGCGGGCTCGGCGCGCACGAGGCCGTCGACCACCGGAGCGTGCGGCCGACGGAACTGGGCCGCTTCGACGTGGTCCTGGACACCGTGGGGACCGGACTGCGGACCTTCCGCCGCCTGCTGAGCCCCGGTGGGCGCATGGTCACCATCGCCTTCGACCTGGAACGGCTCGCCGCGTCGCTCGGCTACCTCGCCGCCAGCACGGTCCACGGACGCGGCCGGGTGCGCGCCTTCAGCGGCAACCCCACGCGGGCGCACTTCGACGACCTCGCCCGCCATGTGGTCGAGGGGAAGCTGCGCCCCGCAGTGGACACGGTCTTCCCCCTGGAGGAGACCGCGGCGGCCCACCGGGCGCTGGAGGCGGGCGGTGTCCGGGGCAAGTACGTGGTCAGAGTCGCGTAGAACACCGTGGCGGTGCCGCGGTGGGTCAGGCGTGCGCCCGGCGGGCCACGGAGGTGCGGCGGTCGCGGTGCAGGAGCCAGAGGGTGACCGTGAGCGTGGAGAGGTCGGCCGTCAGCGGGTGGGCCGTCCGGTCGGGGGCGCGCCAGCACCGCACCTCGCCGGTGGTTCCGTCCAGGACCAGGTCCGTGCCGGGCAGCAGCGTGCCCAGGCGTATCAGGCGGTCGGCCAGGTACGGGAGCCGGCGGGGCGCCACGTCCGGCAGGAAGTGCGCGTGCTCCGCCTCGTACTCGGCGTACTCCGTGAGCGTCGGCAGCGGCACGTCCGTGTCGAGTTCGAAGCCGTACTCCCGCTCGGGCAGGCCGACCTCGCGCAGGAAGCGGCGGGTCGGTTCGTGCGTGAGCGTGGCCGGGAAGTCGACGTCCTCGAAGCGGATGATCGCGCCCGCGCCGAACGTGTCGTCGAGGAAGCGGTCCGGGAGGTCCAGGGCGAGTCCGACCGGACGGCCGGGGCGGCCGGGCCGGCCGGCGTGGCCCGTCGGCCACCGGCGCGTCCCCGTGCGCGCCCGCGTTCCCGGCGGCCGCTCCGCCGCCGCGTCCGCCATCCCCTTCGGACAGATCGTGTTCATCGCTTCCCCCGTGCACCGTGGCCCGTGTCCCTGCACCTCGCCGCACGTGGTCGTGGCGGCGAGGCGGCCCACGTCCCCCGCAGGCCTCCCCGACACGAAAAACCATACGCCGCCCCACTGACAACGGCCCGCACAACGCACCGCCTGGAGGCCCCAACAGCCCGATACGGGGCGTGAATTGGGGCACACTCGGGGGGAGCCGCCGGTTCCGTCCGCGGGCGGTCGCCCCGGGCGGACCCCAGGCGATCCGAGGCGACCGCAGGTGGCCTCGGGCGACCTCGCCCGACCTCAGGTGAAGTAGACGCCGCCCGCCACCACGACCACCGCGGCGAGGACGAACAGCAGGATCCACAGCAGCAGTTTGCCCATGCTCGGCGGCGGCTCGTACCGCTCGCCCGGCACCGGTCCCGGCTCCGACACCGACGTCGGCGTCGTCTCGGGGCCCCTCGCGTGGCCCCTCGCGGGGCCCCGATCCGCCGCGTCCGGTGATGTCATGACGTCACCACCGCCGCCTGCGGCCGGATCGGCAGGCGGTTGACGGGGCGGCCCGTCGCCGCGCGCACCGCCGAGGCGACGGCGGCCGGCGAGGTCACCACCGGCACCGCGCTCACCGACTTGGCGCCGAAGGGCGCCACCACGTCCCGTTCCTCCACCAGCTTCACGATCTTGATGTCGGGGACGTCCAGCGCGGTCGGCAGCGCGTACCCCGTGAGGTCGGGGTGGCGGACGACGCCGCGCGCGGTGCGCAGGTTCTCCGTGAGCGCCACGCCCACGCCCTGCGTCACGCCCGCCTCGATGCGCGCGGCGAGCTGCGCCGGGTTGAGGACGCGGCCCACGTCCTGGGCGAGCGCCAGCTCGACCACCCGCACCGAGCCGAGCTCGATGTCGACGTCGACCACCGCGCGGATCGCGCAGAACGCGAGGCCCACGAAGGCGTCGCCCTGGCCGAAGCCGTCCAGCGGCTCGGTCGGGTGGGGCCGGCACTGGGCGGTGGCCCACAGTTCCTTGCCGTCCAGCGCCTCGGCGACGGTGGTCGACAGGACCCCGTCGTACGAGGTGATCTTGCCGTCGGTGATCTGGAGCAGCTCGGTGGACATGCCGAACTTGTGTGCGAGCGGCTGGAGGAGCTGGGTGCGGACCATCTTCGCGGCCCGTTCCACCGCACCGCCCGACACCCAGGTGTGGCGGCCCCGGGCGCCGGCGCCCGCGGGCGGCTGGTCGGTGTCGACGGGCGCCACGTGCACCTCGTCGACGCCGAGCGTCTCCTGGACGATCTGCCGGGCCAGCGTGCTGAAGCCCTGGCCGGTCTCGACGGCCGCGCACAGCACGGTGGCGACCCCGTCCTGGACCTTCACCGTCGCCGTGGAGACCTCGTCCGCGCCCTCCGCGCCGAGCATGTGCACCATGCCCAGGCCGTAGCCGACGCCCCGGCGGATCGCGCCGGGCTCGCCCGCGCCCTCGGGGCCGCCCGGGAGCAGCCACTCGTCGGCGGGGGTGTCCTTGGGCAGCGGCGGCAGCGGGAAGTCCCGTACCGCCTGGAGGAGTTCGGCGACCGGCGCCGGGCAGGTCACGGTCTGTCCGGTGGGCAGCACGTCGCCGGTGGCCAGCACGTTGCGCAGCCGCAGCTCGGCCGGGTCGACGCCGAGCTTCTTGGCCAGCTTGTCCATCTGCGCCTCGTACGCGGCGCACACCTGCATGGCGCCCTCGCCGCGCACGTGCCCGGAGGGCGGGTTGTTGGTGCGCACCGCCCAGCCCTCGATGAAGGCGTGCGGGACGACGTAGGGGCCGCAGGCGAAGGAGACGGCGGCGGCCAGTGCCTCGGACGAGGTGTCGGCGTAGGCGCCCGCGTCGAGCAGGATCTGCGCCTCGACCTTGACGAGCCTGCCCTCGCCGTCCGCGTGGTGGCGGTAGCGCAGCAGGGTGGGGTGGCGGTGGACGTGGCCGAGGAAGGACTCCTCGCGCGTGGCGGCGAGCTTGACCGGGCAGCCCGTCCTGAGCGCGAGCAGGCCGAGCGGGAGCTGGAAGCCCTGGTCCTCGCGGTCGGCGGTGGCGCCCGGCACCCCGGTGACGACGATCTTCACCTGATCGGGTGGCAGGCCGTAGCAGGCGGCGGCCGCGTCGCGGTCGGCGTGCGGGTCGGTGGAGGCCAGGTACAGCTCGACGCCGCCGTCGGGACGCGGCACGGCGAGTCCGGCCTCGGCGCCGATGGGGGCGGGGTCCTGGCGGCCGATGCGGTACAGCCCCTCGACGACGATGTCACCGGCCGCCTCCGGGTCGCCGTGGCGCAGCGGGATGTGCCGGATGAGGTTGCCGTCCGGGTGCAACGGCTCGGCCTCGAACGCCTGCTCGGGGTCGGTGACCGGTTCGAGCACCTCGTACTCGACGATGACGGCGGCGGCGGCCATCCGCGCGGTGTCCGGATGGTCGGCGGCGACGGCGGCCAGCGGCTCCCCGTGGTGGCGTACGACCTCGGAGGCGAACACCGGGCGGTCGGCGCGGCCCCGGCCGTGCACCGGGGTGCCGGGCACGTCCTCGTGGGTCAGGACGGCGCGCACGCCGGGCATCTCGCGGGCGTGGCTGGTGTCGATGGACACCACACGCGCGTGCGGGTGCGGCGAGCGCAGCACGGCCGCCCACAGCAGGCCCTCGGCCCACAGGTCGGCGGCGTAGGGGAAGGTGCCCTCGGTCTTGGCGCGGGTGTCGGCGCTCGGCAGGGACACACCGATGCCGTGCGGCAGCGGCTCGGGGGCGGGTGCGGCCGCCGCGGCGGGCGCGGTGGCGGCTTCGTTGCTCAACGCTGGCCTCCGTCCTGGCCGTACGACTGGTCGTGGTGGATGCCGCCCTCGCCGGGACCCGCCTGGTGCGGGATGAGCGGTTCCCCGCCCCCGGACGGTGCCGCGGCCTCGTCGCCCGTCCGTTCGCCGGACTCCTCGTCGGCCGCGCCGAGGGCCTCGCGCTCGGCGACGACCTCCCGCACGGCGTGGAGCACGCCCCGGTAGCCCGAGCAGCGGCACAGGTTGCCGCAGAGCGCCTGGCGGGCCTCCAGGTCGGTGGGGTCCGGATTGCCCTCCAGGAGGTCGTGCACGGTCATCGCCATGCCCGGCACGCAGAATCCGCACTGCACGGCACCGCACCGGGCGAGCGCCCGCTGCACGTCGGAGGGCTGCCCGTCGACGGCGAGCCCCTCGACGGTGCGCACCTCGGTGCCGGCGGCGGTGACCGAGGGCACCAGGCAGGAGGCGACGAGGCGGCCGTCCACCTGGACGTTGCAGGCCCCGCACTCGCCCTCCGAGCAGCCGTCCTTGGCGCCCGCGAGGCCGAGCCGTTCGCGCAGCACGTAGAGCAGCGACTCGCCGATCCAGGCGTCGGTGACGGGGCGGTCGGCGCCGTTCACCCGCAGGACGTACGAGACGAGGGGGTGCTCGTCGGGGAAGGGCACGGCGCCGGCGGGGACGGGGTCCTCCGAGGCGTGGTCCTCGGGGACCCGGTCCTCGGGGACGGGGTCCTGGGCGGCCGGGTCCTCGGGGGCGGAACCTGGGGCGTCCGCCGGTCCGTCGGGACGCGCGTCGGCGTCGGGGTCCGGTCGTGCGGGCCGGCGGCGCGGGGCGCGGTCCTCGGCGGGGGGCTGCTGCTCCGGGTGCTCCTGCGGCTGCGGCGACGGGGCGGGCCGCGCGAACGGCTCGAACGACGCGGAGGGTTCGGACGGCTCCCGGTGCCGCTCCGTCGTTCCCGCCGTCTCCGTCGCCCCGGGTGCCTGCGGGGCGGCCTCGGCCACGGGCGGTTCGACGTCCGGGGACGGCTGCCGGGCCGGGCCGGTGTCGGCGCCGGTGTCGGGGTCCCGGTGTCCGGCCGGGGCCGGAGCGGCGTACGGCTCCTGGCGGGCCGGGGCCGGGCCGTCGTGCGGGGCGTAGGGGTCCGTGCCGGTGTGGTCCCCGGCGTAGGCGGAGGTTGCCTGCTCGTCGGTGCGAGCGGGGTCGGCGGGCGTGGACGGCTCCTGGAGGGCCTGCCGGCCGCCCGGCGCACTCGCGGCACCCTCCGGCGCGTACGAC carries:
- a CDS encoding (2Fe-2S)-binding protein, which codes for MTDDQHGEEPRRESPQGSWERLPQGDYDDGATTFVQLPEGGIDALLASHTPLAAPGHGYVPPSFTPSPQQGEAGPHGEWGAPAEGTGWPEAAPGTDPRYDRHPQQGQPYEESGHDPRREQSGGDTSGHGFAYHPQSTGQWTFEEPANPGGPQGGPAPGHDVTGEWSIPVAGGDLPDESGEFTTSSLVEQWGGTPPPTLPGGAAAPWAPPESGDRSTEAPGGPFDGSYAPEGAASAPGGRQALQEPSTPADPARTDEQATSAYAGDHTGTDPYAPHDGPAPARQEPYAAPAPAGHRDPDTGADTGPARQPSPDVEPPVAEAAPQAPGATETAGTTERHREPSEPSASFEPFARPAPSPQPQEHPEQQPPAEDRAPRRRPARPDPDADARPDGPADAPGSAPEDPAAQDPVPEDRVPEDHASEDPVPAGAVPFPDEHPLVSYVLRVNGADRPVTDAWIGESLLYVLRERLGLAGAKDGCSEGECGACNVQVDGRLVASCLVPSVTAAGTEVRTVEGLAVDGQPSDVQRALARCGAVQCGFCVPGMAMTVHDLLEGNPDPTDLEARQALCGNLCRCSGYRGVLHAVREVVAEREALGAADEESGERTGDEAAAPSGGGEPLIPHQAGPGEGGIHHDQSYGQDGGQR
- a CDS encoding TetR/AcrR family transcriptional regulator; protein product: MVESPRIAAQDGLRADARRNRERILAAARTVFAERGIDAPMATVARRAGVGVATLYRHFPTRDALVRGAYAQQMETCGRALTDALADPDPWHGFQQLIETVFALQREERGFPAAYVAAFPDSGPEHARYRRQGERDFATLVRRAQASGALRADFHPSDLAVVLLAHCGLVTALQGDGAASRRLLAYLLASFRAGQADDPLPPPSALTLGGLPIPADGPPRQRAFRT
- a CDS encoding SUKH-4 family immunity protein; translation: MNTICPKGMADAAAERPPGTRARTGTRRWPTGHAGRPGRPGRPVGLALDLPDRFLDDTFGAGAIIRFEDVDFPATLTHEPTRRFLREVGLPEREYGFELDTDVPLPTLTEYAEYEAEHAHFLPDVAPRRLPYLADRLIRLGTLLPGTDLVLDGTTGEVRCWRAPDRTAHPLTADLSTLTVTLWLLHRDRRTSVARRAHA
- a CDS encoding xanthine dehydrogenase family protein molybdopterin-binding subunit, which translates into the protein MSNEAATAPAAAAAPAPEPLPHGIGVSLPSADTRAKTEGTFPYAADLWAEGLLWAAVLRSPHPHARVVSIDTSHAREMPGVRAVLTHEDVPGTPVHGRGRADRPVFASEVVRHHGEPLAAVAADHPDTARMAAAAVIVEYEVLEPVTDPEQAFEAEPLHPDGNLIRHIPLRHGDPEAAGDIVVEGLYRIGRQDPAPIGAEAGLAVPRPDGGVELYLASTDPHADRDAAAACYGLPPDQVKIVVTGVPGATADREDQGFQLPLGLLALRTGCPVKLAATREESFLGHVHRHPTLLRYRHHADGEGRLVKVEAQILLDAGAYADTSSEALAAAVSFACGPYVVPHAFIEGWAVRTNNPPSGHVRGEGAMQVCAAYEAQMDKLAKKLGVDPAELRLRNVLATGDVLPTGQTVTCPAPVAELLQAVRDFPLPPLPKDTPADEWLLPGGPEGAGEPGAIRRGVGYGLGMVHMLGAEGADEVSTATVKVQDGVATVLCAAVETGQGFSTLARQIVQETLGVDEVHVAPVDTDQPPAGAGARGRHTWVSGGAVERAAKMVRTQLLQPLAHKFGMSTELLQITDGKITSYDGVLSTTVAEALDGKELWATAQCRPHPTEPLDGFGQGDAFVGLAFCAIRAVVDVDIELGSVRVVELALAQDVGRVLNPAQLAARIEAGVTQGVGVALTENLRTARGVVRHPDLTGYALPTALDVPDIKIVKLVEERDVVAPFGAKSVSAVPVVTSPAAVASAVRAATGRPVNRLPIRPQAAVVTS
- a CDS encoding NAD(P)-dependent alcohol dehydrogenase, which translates into the protein MNDRMMKAVLYDRYGGPDVLYVGRVPRPEPAAGEVLVRVHAFSVNGGELAARAGRLRLVTGRRFPQRVGVDFTGEVAASGAGVAGFADGDRVWGVLGRTSGFGSAAEYVTVAAERTGRVPDGLDLVDAAALPVATTAVTALRDKAALRPGERLLVRGAAGGVGNAAVQLGRAYGAEVTALARAANLDFVRGLGAHEAVDHRSVRPTELGRFDVVLDTVGTGLRTFRRLLSPGGRMVTIAFDLERLAASLGYLAASTVHGRGRVRAFSGNPTRAHFDDLARHVVEGKLRPAVDTVFPLEETAAAHRALEAGGVRGKYVVRVA